A genomic region of Caulobacter vibrioides contains the following coding sequences:
- a CDS encoding GNAT family N-acetyltransferase has protein sequence MSRLSTPLALADLDAPEGAALLALNNAHAVELSWLEPERLAHLVAQAFLARRVGVADALLLTFDQDADYDSPNFLWFRERYPAFVYVDRVVVADSARGRGLARALYDDLFAAAKAAGHDRIVCEVNSDPPNPASDAFHAALGFVPVGTAEIHGGKKTVTYLERRL, from the coding sequence ATGAGCCGACTTTCGACCCCCCTCGCCCTCGCCGATCTCGACGCGCCTGAGGGCGCGGCGCTGCTGGCGCTGAACAACGCCCACGCCGTGGAACTGTCCTGGCTGGAGCCCGAGCGGCTGGCGCACCTGGTCGCGCAGGCCTTCCTGGCGCGCCGTGTCGGCGTGGCCGACGCTTTGCTGCTGACCTTCGATCAGGACGCCGACTACGACAGCCCCAACTTCCTGTGGTTTCGCGAGCGCTACCCGGCGTTCGTCTATGTCGACCGCGTCGTGGTTGCCGACAGCGCGCGGGGCAGGGGCCTGGCGCGGGCGCTGTATGACGATCTCTTCGCCGCAGCCAAGGCGGCGGGGCACGACCGCATCGTCTGCGAGGTCAATTCTGACCCGCCCAATCCCGCCTCGGACGCCTTCCACGCGGCGCTCGGCTTTGTCCCGGTCGGGACGGCGGAGATCCATGGCGGGAAGAAGACGGTGACGTATCTGGAGCGGCGGCTTTAG
- a CDS encoding PadR family transcriptional regulator, which produces MPEAIEIQLKKGVLALCVLALLSHADSYAYEIASRLTRDIDMGEGTIYPLMRRMQSDGLVETYLVESQSGPPRKYYRLTAAGRQSLEQQKAEWAAFATAVNDIVGAAA; this is translated from the coding sequence GTGCCGGAAGCAATTGAAATCCAACTGAAGAAGGGCGTGCTGGCGCTCTGTGTGCTGGCCCTGCTCTCGCACGCCGACAGCTACGCCTACGAGATCGCCAGTAGGCTCACGAGGGACATCGATATGGGGGAAGGGACAATCTATCCGCTGATGCGCCGCATGCAGTCGGATGGCCTGGTCGAAACCTATCTGGTGGAAAGCCAGAGCGGTCCGCCGCGCAAGTATTACCGCCTCACCGCCGCCGGGCGCCAAAGCCTGGAGCAACAGAAGGCCGAATGGGCCGCGTTCGCCACTGCGGTGAACGATATCGTGGGAGCCGCCGCATGA
- the coxB gene encoding cytochrome c oxidase subunit II: protein MKAQFSGIRRIMTGASALAATMMFAGHALAEDLMGQPTPGAIDLQPAASELKHHAIQFHNVILMPIITAITLLVLGLLIWIVVRYNKKANPVPAKFSHNTTIEVIWTVVPVMILMVIAIFSFRLLFHYNDMPKPDLTVKATGYQWYWGYEYPDQKVSEIISLPLTKEQADAKKVPYLLAADNAMVVPVGKVVRVQVTAADVIHAFALPAFGLKTDAIPGRLNETWFKAERTGVFYGQCSELCGVDHANMPIEIKVVTQAEFDAWVQAKTAPPAPVAAPAEAPVASGATPASAPAAPASAPAAAPAAPAA from the coding sequence ATGAAGGCGCAATTTTCGGGGATTCGGCGGATCATGACGGGCGCGTCCGCCCTCGCCGCTACGATGATGTTCGCGGGTCACGCGCTCGCTGAAGATCTGATGGGTCAGCCGACGCCGGGGGCCATTGACCTCCAGCCGGCCGCATCGGAGCTGAAGCACCACGCGATCCAGTTCCACAATGTGATCCTGATGCCGATCATCACGGCCATCACCCTGCTGGTGCTGGGCCTGCTGATCTGGATCGTTGTTCGCTACAACAAGAAAGCGAACCCGGTCCCCGCCAAGTTCAGCCACAACACTACGATCGAGGTGATCTGGACGGTCGTTCCCGTCATGATCCTGATGGTCATCGCCATCTTCTCGTTCCGCCTGCTGTTCCACTACAACGACATGCCCAAGCCGGACCTGACCGTGAAGGCCACGGGCTACCAGTGGTACTGGGGCTACGAGTATCCGGACCAGAAGGTCAGCGAAATCATCTCGCTGCCGCTGACCAAGGAACAGGCCGACGCCAAGAAGGTCCCGTACCTGCTGGCCGCCGACAACGCGATGGTCGTGCCCGTGGGCAAGGTTGTCCGCGTTCAGGTCACCGCCGCCGATGTGATCCACGCCTTCGCCCTGCCGGCCTTCGGTCTGAAGACTGACGCCATCCCCGGCCGCCTGAACGAAACCTGGTTCAAGGCCGAGCGCACCGGCGTGTTCTACGGCCAGTGCTCGGAGCTGTGCGGCGTCGACCACGCCAACATGCCGATCGAGATCAAGGTCGTGACCCAAGCCGAGTTCGACGCCTGGGTTCAGGCCAAGACCGCTCCGCCCGCCCCCGTGGCCGCTCCGGCTGAAGCCCCCGTGGCTTCAGGCGCGACCCCCGCCTCGGCTCCGGCCGCCCCCGCTTCCGCTCCGGCCGCGGCTCCCGCCGCGCCGGCGGCCTAA
- a CDS encoding DUF1700 domain-containing protein, translating into MTRAEFITRLRRGLSGLPATTIADIVADHEAHFADAQAAGRPEAEVAAALGDPDRLARELRAEAGLKQWEEKKTPSNAMAAIIALIGLGAIDVMFLLPLLLGVLGTLFGFLVAVVTIFFVGGFIFAAGPLTAPPGGPITAFLTGIGLMASATFVGSLLTLVTVGVFNAVVWYARLHFRLLKPAMEQA; encoded by the coding sequence ATGACCCGCGCCGAGTTCATCACCCGCCTGCGCCGGGGCCTGTCGGGCCTGCCGGCCACCACGATCGCCGACATCGTCGCCGATCACGAGGCTCACTTCGCCGACGCCCAGGCTGCGGGCCGTCCCGAGGCCGAGGTCGCCGCCGCCCTGGGCGATCCCGATCGCCTGGCCCGCGAACTGCGCGCCGAGGCCGGTCTCAAGCAATGGGAGGAGAAAAAGACTCCGTCCAACGCCATGGCCGCGATCATCGCCCTGATCGGCCTGGGGGCCATCGACGTGATGTTCCTGCTGCCCTTGCTGCTGGGCGTGCTGGGCACGCTGTTCGGCTTCCTGGTGGCGGTCGTGACGATCTTCTTCGTCGGCGGCTTCATCTTCGCCGCCGGCCCGCTGACCGCGCCGCCAGGGGGACCGATCACCGCCTTCCTGACGGGCATCGGCCTGATGGCTTCGGCCACCTTCGTCGGCTCGCTGCTGACGCTGGTGACGGTCGGGGTCTTCAACGCGGTCGTCTGGTACGCCCGCCTGCACTTCCGGCTTCTGAAGCCGGCCATGGAACAAGCTTGA
- a CDS encoding GIN domain-containing protein produces MSGEEGTMMIRNTLIVAGASFALAVGCFAGVAAIAGPELMTNGWTIPFGNEANVTITDDNGKVVRTVRHVGAGGAPSPMVDRTLPWAGKDTLTIDLPVDVVFVQGAEAKIVVSGPKSYVDRLKIAGGRISLDDINLAERAVVTLGPDGLQVRHDRDRMKITVVAPDVTRFEVRGSGDLDIRRYEHPALGLDISGSGDVEAEGKVETITLDNSGSGYADLAALKAKDATIDVSGSGGGAVFATDKAKIDISGSGDVELRTEPKLVTSEITGSGDIRREY; encoded by the coding sequence TTGAGCGGAGAGGAGGGGACCATGATGATCCGCAATACGCTCATCGTCGCCGGGGCGAGCTTCGCCCTCGCGGTCGGTTGCTTCGCCGGGGTGGCGGCTATCGCCGGCCCTGAACTGATGACCAACGGCTGGACGATCCCATTCGGGAATGAGGCCAATGTCACCATCACCGACGACAACGGCAAGGTGGTCCGCACCGTCCGCCATGTCGGGGCCGGCGGCGCTCCGTCGCCGATGGTCGACCGCACCCTGCCCTGGGCGGGCAAGGACACGCTGACCATCGACCTGCCGGTCGACGTGGTGTTCGTCCAGGGCGCCGAGGCCAAGATCGTCGTCTCAGGACCCAAGTCCTATGTCGATCGCCTGAAGATCGCCGGTGGCCGCATCAGCCTGGATGACATCAACCTCGCCGAGCGCGCCGTGGTGACGCTTGGCCCCGACGGGCTGCAGGTGCGCCACGACCGCGATCGGATGAAGATCACGGTCGTGGCGCCCGACGTCACCCGCTTCGAGGTGCGCGGCTCCGGCGATCTCGATATCCGACGCTACGAGCACCCGGCCCTGGGGCTGGACATCTCGGGCAGCGGCGACGTCGAGGCCGAGGGCAAGGTCGAGACGATCACGCTCGACAACTCCGGCTCGGGCTATGCCGACCTGGCCGCCCTCAAGGCCAAGGACGCCACCATCGACGTCTCGGGCAGCGGCGGCGGCGCGGTCTTCGCCACGGACAAGGCCAAGATCGACATCTCCGGCAGCGGCGACGTCGAGCTGCGCACCGAGCCCAAGCTGGTGACCAGCGAGATCACCGGCTCCGGCGATATCCGCCGCGAGTACTGA
- the tldD gene encoding metalloprotease TldD: MNAPIPASSLSILDAAGVDPDRARTILGEALTGADDGELFLERSESEAFVFDDGRLKSASYDSGEGFGLRVVAGETAGYAHAAEISEAAIRRAADSASLAKRGHAGVTAEGPRATNEKLYGEDNPVSAPDFSDKVALLQEIDAFARARDPRVVQVMASMAGERRVVEILRADGRLIRDVRPLVRVNVQVTVEKDGRRESGSSGAGGRAGFAAWISPDKWQDQVDEALRMALVNLDAVACPAGEMDVVLGPGWNGVLLHEAVGHGLEGDFNRKGISAFSGRLGERVAAPGVTVFDDGSLAGRRGSLTVDDEGTPTERTILIEDGILVGYMHDRMSARLMGMKATGNGRRQSYAHMPMPRMTNTGMLAGEHDPQEMIASLKRGLYCANFGGGQVDITNGKFVFQCTEAYLVEDGKITAPVKGATLIGDGPSALTRVTMIGNDFDFDPGIGVCGKSGQGVPVSVGQPSLKITGLTVGGTAV, from the coding sequence ATGAACGCTCCGATCCCCGCCTCTTCCCTTTCGATCCTGGACGCCGCCGGCGTCGATCCCGACCGCGCCCGCACGATCCTGGGCGAGGCCCTAACCGGCGCCGATGACGGCGAGCTTTTCCTCGAGCGCTCCGAGAGCGAGGCCTTCGTCTTCGACGACGGACGCCTCAAGAGCGCCTCCTATGATTCGGGCGAGGGCTTTGGCCTGCGTGTGGTGGCCGGCGAGACGGCCGGCTACGCCCACGCCGCCGAGATTTCCGAGGCGGCAATTCGCCGCGCGGCCGACAGCGCCAGCCTCGCCAAGCGCGGCCACGCCGGCGTCACGGCCGAAGGCCCCCGCGCCACCAACGAGAAGCTTTATGGCGAGGACAATCCGGTCAGCGCGCCGGACTTCTCCGACAAGGTCGCCCTGCTGCAGGAGATCGACGCCTTCGCCCGCGCCCGCGACCCGCGCGTCGTGCAGGTGATGGCCTCGATGGCCGGCGAGCGCCGGGTCGTCGAGATCCTGCGCGCCGACGGCAGGCTGATCCGCGATGTCCGCCCGCTGGTGCGCGTCAACGTCCAGGTCACCGTCGAAAAGGACGGCCGCCGCGAGAGCGGCTCGTCGGGCGCCGGCGGCCGCGCCGGCTTCGCCGCCTGGATCAGCCCCGACAAGTGGCAGGATCAGGTCGACGAGGCCCTGCGCATGGCGCTGGTGAACCTGGACGCCGTCGCCTGCCCCGCCGGCGAGATGGACGTGGTGCTCGGCCCCGGCTGGAACGGCGTGCTGCTGCACGAAGCCGTCGGCCACGGCCTGGAAGGCGACTTCAACCGCAAGGGCATCAGCGCCTTCTCGGGCCGCCTCGGCGAGCGCGTGGCCGCGCCGGGCGTCACCGTGTTCGACGACGGCTCGCTCGCAGGCCGCCGGGGCTCGCTGACCGTCGACGACGAGGGCACGCCGACCGAGCGCACGATCCTGATCGAGGACGGCATTCTTGTCGGCTACATGCACGATCGGATGAGCGCGCGCCTGATGGGCATGAAGGCCACCGGCAACGGCCGTCGCCAGTCCTACGCCCACATGCCCATGCCGCGCATGACCAACACCGGCATGCTGGCCGGCGAACACGATCCCCAGGAGATGATCGCCTCGCTGAAGCGCGGCCTCTATTGCGCCAATTTCGGCGGCGGACAGGTCGACATCACCAACGGCAAGTTCGTCTTCCAGTGCACCGAGGCCTATCTGGTCGAGGACGGCAAGATCACCGCCCCGGTCAAGGGCGCCACCCTGATCGGCGATGGCCCATCGGCGCTGACCCGCGTGACGATGATCGGCAACGACTTCGACTTCGACCCGGGCATCGGCGTCTGCGGCAAGTCGGGCCAAGGCGTGCCCGTCAGCGTGGGTCAGCCGTCGCTGAAGATCACCGGCCTGACCGTGGGCGGCACGGCGGTTTAG